The Bifidobacterium asteroides genomic interval GGGCGATGATGGAGGCGATGCCCCAGGCCGAGCCGTTCAGGCCGATCATGCCCGCCCGCTTGTCCAGGGGATAGATGTCGGCCAGGACGGTGTAGGTCAGCGGCTGGATGGCGCCGGCCCCCAGGCCCTGCAGAAAACGGGCGCCGATCAGCTGGGGCATGGACTGGGAGAGGGCGCACAGGGTGGATCCGATCACGAAGACCAGCAGTCCGATGGTCAGCAGCGGCTTGCGGCCAAAGCGGTCCGAAAGCTTGCCGTAGATGGGCGTGGTGACCGCCGTCATGAGCAGATAGATGGAGTAGACCCAGTTCATGATGGACAGCCCATGCAGGTCCCCGATGATGGTGGGCATGGCGGTGGAGACGATGGTCCCCTCGATGGCCGTCATGAAGGTGGCGATGAAGACCGCCACCGTCACCAGGGTGCGGTTGGTCTTCCTGCCGCTGCCTGTATCGACTGTCTGTGACAATCCGAACCCCCTTTTATACGGTGTATATGGTGTGTTTCTCTTCTTTTTGCGGACAAGGCCCGCGAATTCCTAGTGGATTATAGCCGCACCGTGCGGCCTTGTCACCGTGTATTCTGCTAAGGTAGTGTGCTGGTCCCGTGGCTCAGTTGGTTAGAGCGCCACCTTTACACGGTGGATGTCCCCGGTTCGAGTCCGGGCGGGACCACAGGGGTTTTTAGGGGGCGTGCCCGAAGTCGCGTCTTAGCGCTCACGTAGAATCGATGCACGACGATCGTTGGCAAGAAAGGTCAGGAGGTCGATGCCTGATGTCAGCTAAGCCTGATGCCCGTGGAACCGAGGCGACCATCGCGCGCTCGGGCAAGCGCAAGTGGGGGTATGACACCAAGCAGGTGGACGCCTTCCTGGAGCGGGCGCACTCGCTCTATGAGAGCCAGGATCCTGATCTGACCCAGGAGGAGATAGCCAACGCCTCCTTTGACCTGTGCAAGAACGGCTACATCATCACCCAGGTGGATGCAGCCCTCTCCCGACTGGAGAGGGTGATTTCCGACAGGCAGACCAGCTTGGAGATAGCCCGGGTGGGCGTGGATGGTTGGACGACCAGAATGGTCAGTCTGCAATCGGAGCTGACCACTCATGCCGGCAGGCCCTCAGGCAGCGTCTTCAAGCGCGGGGATCCCGGCATGCCCTCATACGACTGCAAGCAGGTGGAGCGGCTGATCGAGCAGGTCCTCAACAAGACTTCTGACCAGCTCAACCTGCAGGAGGGGCGGAAGACGGACTCGGGCAAGTCGAAGAACACCGACATCACGGCTGACCGCGTCTCCAACGTCATCTTCACCCAGCGGCGGGGGCCCAAGGGTTATGACGAGCGCCAGGTGGACTTCTTCCTGGCCAAGGCCGTCGAGCTTCTGGAGCAGCTGGAGTCCTTCGCCAGGGTCAGCGAGAGGGCCAAGAGAGCAAGCGCGAGTTCAACGGCGCCTGCCGCTGTTCCTGCGCAATCGCAGCTTCCTGTGCAGGACTCTTCAGCCTCGGGCGTTCAGCCGCTGATCGGACAGAGTCAGGAACCCGCTTGGAGCATCCCCAATGCTTCCCCTGTTGCGGAGGACCAAAGCAGTCAGGACGATTTCGCTCAACTGCATCAGGCGGAACGGGCCATCTTCGATGCTCCCGCTGCCAGCACGCAGACGGTGCCGACGGCCCAGCCCAACAGCTCCCTGAGTGCCCTGGCTTCAGCGGTCAACCAGCGACTGGCTCAGGACGGCGCTGGAGCGGCTGTGGATACCGGTGTTGATACACCTTCAACAGCTTCAGCCCGGTCTGCATCCTCAGTCGATGTCGGCGGCGGAGCGGCCGTTGCTCCTACAAATCCGGCTGTCTCCGGTCGGCCTGAATCGGTTATGCCCACCTCTGCGCCATATACTCCTGCAGTCTCCGCTGCAGGCTCGGCTGCACCCGCGCCGGCTGTACAATCCGTGCCTTTCAACCCGACGGCCTCTCCTTCGCCTTCCCCCGCACCGCAGACTCCTGAGCCGACGGTATTCCAGCCGACCCCCTCGACACCTGCCGCATCCGCCCCCGCCACAAGACCGGAATCACCGGTGTCCCCCTCGAACGAGGCTGACGCCGAAGACTCTTCTGTGCCAGGATCCACCTCAGTTATCTCGTCGCCTTTCGTCGACGGACCTCTGGGCGCAGGCGGGCCCTTGGGCAGCTACGAGGAGCCGGCACCAGCAGCACCTGAGACCCAGGAGCGTCCTTGGGCCGAAACAGCCGAAAGCAGCACGGATACGCCCGACTGGGCCAAGCCTCGGTACTCACAAAACACGCAAGGGAACAAGCAGGACCAGGATCCGGATTCCTACCTGAACTCCCTGCTCAACCAGGATCTGCCCAAGATGGATCTGGACATCCCTGATATTTCATTCCCGGCCTTCGGCGACGAGGGGGAGCAGGATAAAGGCGGTCGATGAGTCAGTTGGCAGTGATGAGTGAAGGCGTGCAGGCCGGTCTGCCGGTCGAGCGTGAACGTACCCTGGCGGATTGGTCGCCTAGGGACGATGCCGACCAATCTCGCAGTCTGGTTATCCTGGGTTCCACAGGATCCATCGGTACCCAGGCCTTGGATCTGATCAGTCTTCATAGGGATCGGTTCCAGGTGACTGGATTGGCCGCTGGTGGTGCGCATGTTGAGCTCCTGGCCCGTCAAGCCCGTGATTTTGGCGTGACCCGTCTGGCTCTGGCCGACAGGGCCCAGGTTCCGGCCCTGCAGGAGGCGCTCAAGGCCCTGGGATTGACTGGTATCCAAGTAGAAGCAGGCATGGAGGCGGTCCAGGCTCTGGCCGGCTCCGGCAGTGATCTGGTCCTCAACGGCATCACCGGATCAGTCGGTCTGCGCCCGTCCATTGCGGCCCTGCAGGCCGGATCCCAGCTGGCTCTGGCCAACAAGGAGTCCGTGGTGGCCGGCGGCCATCTGCTCTTTGATGCCGAGATACGGCCGGGTCAGATCAACCCGGTCGACTCCGAGCATTCAGCCATCTGGCAGTCTCTGCGTTCGGGGCAGCATGGAGAGGTGGCCCGTCTGGTGGTCACCGCATCGGGAGGTCCTTTCCGGGGCTGGAGCCGACAAGCCATGCGCGAGGTCACCCCTGAGCAGGCCCTGAATCATCCGACCTGGTCCATGGGCCCGGTGGTCACCATCAACTCATCCACTATGGTCAACAAAGGGCTGGAGGTCATCGAGGCCAGCCGGCTCTTCCGAATCGAGCCCGAACGGATCACCGTGGTGGTTCACCCCCAGTCCGTGGTCCACTCCATGGTCCAGTTCCAGGACGGGGCCACCATAAGCCAGGCTTCCCCTCCGGATATGCGTCTGCCCATCGCCCTGGGCCTGTCGGCGCCCGTCCGTCTCGACCATGTGGCTGCGGCCTGCGACTGGTCCAAGCCCAATACATGGACTTTCGAGCCCCTGGATGATGAGGCCTTCCCGGCGGTCAACCTGGCCAGGCGGGCCCTGGGCAGCTGCGAGCCCATGACCGCGGTTTTCAATGCCGCCAACGAGCAGGCGGTCAGGGCCTTCCTGGATCACCGGCTGCCCTACCTGGGCATCGTCGAAACCATCCGTTCGGTCATGGATGCCATGGAAACGCATCTTCCGGGAACATTCACATCCGTGGAGGTAATGGAG includes:
- the dxr gene encoding 1-deoxy-D-xylulose-5-phosphate reductoisomerase, producing the protein MSQLAVMSEGVQAGLPVERERTLADWSPRDDADQSRSLVILGSTGSIGTQALDLISLHRDRFQVTGLAAGGAHVELLARQARDFGVTRLALADRAQVPALQEALKALGLTGIQVEAGMEAVQALAGSGSDLVLNGITGSVGLRPSIAALQAGSQLALANKESVVAGGHLLFDAEIRPGQINPVDSEHSAIWQSLRSGQHGEVARLVVTASGGPFRGWSRQAMREVTPEQALNHPTWSMGPVVTINSSTMVNKGLEVIEASRLFRIEPERITVVVHPQSVVHSMVQFQDGATISQASPPDMRLPIALGLSAPVRLDHVAAACDWSKPNTWTFEPLDDEAFPAVNLARRALGSCEPMTAVFNAANEQAVRAFLDHRLPYLGIVETIRSVMDAMETHLPGTFTSVEVMEQVEHEARQRADALIDMTA
- a CDS encoding DivIVA domain-containing protein encodes the protein MSAKPDARGTEATIARSGKRKWGYDTKQVDAFLERAHSLYESQDPDLTQEEIANASFDLCKNGYIITQVDAALSRLERVISDRQTSLEIARVGVDGWTTRMVSLQSELTTHAGRPSGSVFKRGDPGMPSYDCKQVERLIEQVLNKTSDQLNLQEGRKTDSGKSKNTDITADRVSNVIFTQRRGPKGYDERQVDFFLAKAVELLEQLESFARVSERAKRASASSTAPAAVPAQSQLPVQDSSASGVQPLIGQSQEPAWSIPNASPVAEDQSSQDDFAQLHQAERAIFDAPAASTQTVPTAQPNSSLSALASAVNQRLAQDGAGAAVDTGVDTPSTASARSASSVDVGGGAAVAPTNPAVSGRPESVMPTSAPYTPAVSAAGSAAPAPAVQSVPFNPTASPSPSPAPQTPEPTVFQPTPSTPAASAPATRPESPVSPSNEADAEDSSVPGSTSVISSPFVDGPLGAGGPLGSYEEPAPAAPETQERPWAETAESSTDTPDWAKPRYSQNTQGNKQDQDPDSYLNSLLNQDLPKMDLDIPDISFPAFGDEGEQDKGGR